A single window of Cololabis saira isolate AMF1-May2022 chromosome 24, fColSai1.1, whole genome shotgun sequence DNA harbors:
- the LOC133424940 gene encoding SLIT and NTRK-like protein 1, whose product MLLWIVLLNAALCVASGNVTRDVCKEQICSCNEVEGDLHIDCEKRSFTTLQQLTGPSSHFYHLLLQGNSLSRLFPNEFANFYNAVSLHLENNGLHDIVPGAFLGLQLVKRLHINNNKIRSFRKSTFLGLDDLEYLQADFNLLRDIDPAVFRDLNKLEVLILNDNLISALPVNVFQHVPITHLDLRGNRIKTVPYEGVLEQIPGIVEVLLEDNPWDCNCELFSLKEWLENIPRNALIGRVVCEAPTRLQGGDLNETSEADLCPSQSGAVDTSLVAPPTQEEISHPTPYKPVKDPSNRAKNNSKSRENWQLKTKPTPSAATGASGDREQLSACPQPCSCKLVGSRQGLGVNCEGKKLDSLSGLKPKPLEAHELNMRDNNIHAVKRNQLLGYSSLNLLDLGGNNIKVIDNSTFQNQSELRWLYMDKNYLDTLMAEMFVGLVNLEYLSLEYNDIQLIVAGAFSPMPNLRVLFLSNNLLKSLPVDVFMGISLSKISLHNNYFTYLPVAGVLDQLNSIIQIDLHGNPWDCSCNIVPFKQWTEKLGADVIVSDLKCESPEEFWKRDFRYVRNDLMCPKLYERIPPTSLSRNTTYDQDSGTRSNSYLEPNRVSISVLVPGLLLVFVTSAFTVVGMLVFILRNRKRSKRREGNSSASEINSLQTVCDSSYWHSGPYHADGGAHRVFDCSTHISTTNDA is encoded by the coding sequence ATGCTGCTTTGGATTGTCCTGCTAAATGCGGCTCTTTGTGTTGCCAGCGGAAACGTTACAAGGGACGTTTGTAAGGAGCAGATATGCTCCTGCAACGAGGTGGAGGGCGACCTGCACATAGACTGCGAGAAACGGAGCTTCACGACTCTGCAGCAGCTCACCGGCCCCAGCTCGCACTTTTACCACCTGCTGTTGCAGGGGAATTCTCTGTCCAGACTGTTCCCCAACGAGTTCGCCAACTTTTACAACGCGGTGAGCCTGCATTTGGAGAACAACGGCCTGCACGACATCGTGCCCGGCGCTTTTCTGGGGCTGCAGCTGGTCAAGAGGCTGCACATCAATAACAATAAGATCAGATCGTTCAGGAAGAGCACGTTCCTGGGCCTGGACGATCTGGAATATCTCCAAGCTGACTTTAATCTATTGAGGGATATCGACCCCGCCGTTTTCAGGGACCTTAATAAACTTGAAGTGTTGATACTTAACGATAACCTCATCAGCGCGCTGCCTGTAAACGTGTTCCAGCATGTGCCCATTACGCACCTCGATCTGCGGGGGAACCGGATCAAAACGGTGCCTTACGAGGGGGTTCTTGAGCAGATCCCGGGCATTGTGGAGGTTCTCTTGGAGGACAACCCGTGGGACTGTAACTGCGAGCTGTTTTCCCTGAAGGAGTGGCTGGAGAACATACCGCGCAACGCGCTGATCGGGCGGGTGGTGTGCGAGGCCCCCACCCGGCTGCAGGGCGGGGACCTGAACGAGACGTCGGAGGCCGACCTGTGTCCGTCCCAGAGCGGCGCCGTGGACACCAGCCTGGTGGCCCCTCCCACCCAGGAGGAGATCTCCCACCCCACGCCTTACAAGCCCGTCAAGGACCCCAGCAACCGGGCCAAAAACAACTCAAAGTCTCGCGAGAACTGGCAGCTGAAGACGAAGCCCACGCCGTCGGCGGCCACAGGTGCGAGCGGGGACAGGGAGCAGCTGTCCGCGTGCCCGCAGCCGTGCAGCTGCAAGTTGGTGGGCTCCAGACAGGGCCTGGGGGTCAACTGCGAGGGGAAGAAGTTAGACAGCTTATCCGGCCTCAAACCTAAACCTCTGGAGGCCCACGAGCTGAACATGAGAGACAACAACATCCACGCGGTGAAGAGGAACCAGCTGCTGGGTTATTCTAGCCTGAACCTGCTCGATCTGGGGGGGAACAACATCAAGGTGATCGACAACAGCACCTTCCAGAACCAGAGCGAGCTCAGGTGGCTCTACATGGATAAAAACTACCTGGATACGCTGATGGCTGAGATGTTTGTGGGCCTCGTGAATCTGGAATACCTCAGTTTGGAATACAACGACATCCAGCTGATAGTGGCGGGCGCCTTCAGCCCCATGCCCAACCTGAGGGTCCTGTTCCTCAGCAACAACCTGCTCAAGTCTTTGCCCGTGGATGTTTTCATGGGGATTTCTTTGTCCAAAATCAGCCTGCATAACAATTATTTCACATATCTGCCCGTGGCTGGCGTCTTGGACCAGCTCAACTCCATCATCCAGATCGACCTGCACGGGAACCCGTGGGATTGCTCGTGCAACATCGTGCCCTTCAAGCAGTGGACGGAAAAATTGGGGGCCGACGTGATCGTGAGCGACCTCAAGTGCGAGTCCCCGGAGGAGTTCTGGAAACGGGACTTCCGCTACGTGCGCAACGACCTCATGTGCCCCAAACTCTACGAACGGATCCCCCCGACGTCCTTGTCCAGAAACACCACGTACGACCAGGACTCGGGGACGCGCTCCAACTCCTACCTGGAGCCCAACAGGGTCTCCATCTCGGTGCTCGTCCCCGGGCTGCTGCTGGTGTTCGTCACCTCCGCCTTCACCGTCGTGGGGATGCTGGTGTTCATCCTGAGGAATCGGAAGAGGTCTAAACGGAGGGAGGGGAACTCCTCCGCCTCGGAGATCAACTCCCTACAGACGGTGTGTGACTCGTCCTACTGGCACAGCGGGCCTTATCACGCAGACGGGGGTGCGCACCGGGTCTTCGACTGCAGCACGCACATCTCCACGACGAACGACGCGTAA